A window of the Hypomesus transpacificus isolate Combined female chromosome 8, fHypTra1, whole genome shotgun sequence genome harbors these coding sequences:
- the dnajc5b gene encoding dnaJ homolog subfamily C member 5, with amino-acid sequence MSEQRQRTLSTSGEALYLVLGLDKTCSQDDIKKSYRKLALRYHPDKNPENPDATDKFKELNNAHCVLSDTTKRNIYDKYGSLGLYVAQQFGEENVNTYFLLSSWWAKGLFAVCGVLTGCYFCCCLCCCFNCCCGKCKPHTPGDDNPDSYASPEDLEEQIRTDMETDVDTPIITQPVNASEKTQLIGDGRRAYT; translated from the exons ATGTCAGAGCAGAGGCAACGCACTCTGTCCACCTCAGGAGAGGCTCTCTATCTGGTTCTGGGTCTGGACAAGACCTGCTCACAGGACGACATCAAAAAGTCTTACAG AAAACTTGCGTTAAGATATCACCCGGATAAGAACCCTGAGAATCCTGATGCCACAGATAAGTTCAAGGAGCTGAATAATGCCCACTGTGTCCTGTCTGACACCACCAAGAGAAACATCTACGACAAATATGGTTCACTGGGGCTGTACGTGGCCCAGCAGTTTGGAGAGGAAAACGTCAATACATACTTCCTGCTGTCCAGTTGGTGGGCAAAG GGGTTGTTTGCAGTGTGCGGCGTGCTGACAGGCTGCTACTTCTGctgctgtctgtgttgttgCTTCAACTGTTGCTGTGGGAAGTGTAAACCCCACACGCCGGGAGACGACAACCCTGACAGCTACGCGTCTCCAGAAGACCTGGAAGAGCAGATACGCACAGACATGGAAACAG ATGTTGACACCCCCATTATAACTCAGCCAGTCAATGCAAGTGAGAAGACCCAGCTGATTGGTGATGGACGACGCGCCTACACCTGA
- the trim55b gene encoding tripartite motif-containing protein 55b has translation MDNLEKQLICPICLEMFTKPVVILPCQHNLCRKCANDIFQASNPYLPTRGGSVTSGGRFRCPSCRHEVVLDRHGVYGLQRNLLVENIIDMFKQESTSSSSSSKPTTERQEDQPMCEVHKEERINIYCVTHGVPTCSMCKVFGAHKDCEVAPLTSIFQTQKTELSDGVAMMVGNNDRIQGIISQLEETCRTIEENGRRQKSQVCERFDQLYTLLEEKKREMSGKVTGEQEEKLNYIRGLTRKYGDHLEECCKVVETGIQTMEEPEMAVFLQTAKPLLKKIGEVSSTSHLDKVERGYDNMDHYKVNFKKEGLAIQNIDFIEDDDDEDDEEAVDEGEEGANAGLGTQAAPLVTSPQSASRSAAPP, from the exons ATGGACAACTTGGAAAAGCAACTGATCTGTCCAATATGCCTGGAAATGTTTACGAAGCCTGTGGTCATTCTACCATGTCAGCACAACCTATGTCGGAAGTGTGCCAATGATATATTCCAG GCCTCCAACCCCTATCTTCCAACAAGAGGAGGGTCGGTAACTTCCGGTGGCCGCTTCCGATGCCCCTCCTGTAGGCATGAGGTAGTGCTCGACCGGCATGGTGTTTATGGGCTCCAGAGAAACCTGCTGGTGGAAAATATCATTGACATGTTCAAACAGGAGTCCACCAG cagcagcagcagcagcaagccCACCACGGAAAGACAGGAGGATCAGCCCATGTGTGAGGTCcacaaggaggagaggatcaACATCTACTGTGTGACCCACGGCGTCCCCACCTGCTCCATGTGCAAGGTGTTTGGGGCTCACAAGGACTGCGAGGTGGCTCCTCTCACCAGCATCTTCCAGACCCAGAAG ACAGAGCTGTCAGACGGCGTAGCGATGATGGTGGGGAACAATGACAGGATCCAGGGAATCATCAGTCAGTTAGAGGAGACCTGCCGGACCATAGAG gagaATGGTAGGAGGCAGAAGTCCCAGGTGTGCGAGAGATTCGACCAGCTGTACACCctcctggaggagaagaagagagagatgagtgggAAGGTCACGGgcgagcaggaggagaagctcAACTACATCCGCGGTCTGACCAGGAAGTATGGCGACCACCTGGAGGAGTGCTGTAAGGTTGTGGAGACAGGCATCCAGACTATGGAGGAGCCTGAGATGGCAGTGTTTCTACAG ACAGCTAAACCTCTTCTCAAAAA GATTGGGGAAGTGTCAAGTACATCTCACCTGGACAAGGTGGAGCGTGGCTATGACAACATGGATCATTACAAAGTCAACTTTAAGAAGGAGGGACTGGCTATACAAAATATCGACTTCATAGAAG atgatgatgatgaagatgatgaagaggctgtggatgaaggagaagaaggTGCCAATGCTGGATTGGGGACCCAGGCCGCACCTCTGGTCACCTCCCCACAGAGTGCTTCCAGGAGTGCTGCCCCGCCCTAG
- the crhb gene encoding corticotropin releasing hormone b — MKLNLFVTTVVLLVAFLPRYECRAVESPGAIQRALAPQTDPQHQSLPILARVGEENFIRMGNRNPNSAGTASKMFSEGSPAIYNRALQLQLTQRLLQGKVGNINRPISGLANQLDDSMERERRSEDPPISLDLTFHLLREMMEMSRAEQLAQQAHNNRKMMEIFGK, encoded by the coding sequence ATGAAGCTCAATTTATTTGTCACCACCGTGGTTCTGCTCGTTGCCTTCTTACCACGCTATGAATGTAGGGCTGTTGAAAGCCCTGGCGCTATCCAGCGCGCGCTGGCGCCGCAGACCGACCCTCAGCATCAATCTCTTCCCATCCTAGCTCGTGTAGGAGAGGAAAACTTCATCCGGATGGGAAACAGGAACCCAAACTCAGCTGGGACCGCGTCGAAAATGTTCTCCGAGGGATCACCGGCAATCTACAACAGAGCCTTACAACTCCAACTGACGCAGCGTCTTCTACAAGGCAAAGTTGGGAACATCAACCGGCCCATCAGCGGTTTAGCAAACCAACTCGACGACtcgatggagagggagagaagatccGAGGACCCGCCGATATCGCTGGATCTGACGTTCCACCTGCTCCGAGAGATGATGGAAATGTCCAGAGCCGAACAGTTAGCCCAACAAGCGCATAACAACAGAAAAATGATGGAGATCTTCGGAAAATAA